A stretch of Malassezia japonica chromosome 6, complete sequence DNA encodes these proteins:
- a CDS encoding uncharacterized protein (COG:E; COG:H; EggNog:ENOG503Q54N): protein MPTSEIQPGHFLARSPAPACDASECGQTVQDSSSGSAREILAGLSRMMPKAAYTPSTPESRPDTSTLAAADFDVDVRSGFLPPEPPLERLPGPSYDVQHTTYDSAEPSLWESMFDWAKSIPLEVGAKYTDNSRAEEARRWRRAVRAMPVVPLSDQELGHIRTARRACLVLAFLSHLYMHAQPDVGQYEADVDKAAAIAAEAAPAPKAWYDFWSTEDAEASAEARGEYVGRLPGCLATPLQIVSEHLGLPPVLTYATTVLWNWTLKDPSAGLVADNMQIKETFTATSSEAHFYLISLLIELQGVEALTLMRISLNEAFAVDELAEKRIACYLEELAGIIRKLTKLLGEMYPGCDPNAFYWQIRPWFRAGDATYSMQESNRGTGWFLESQASEPEHSMWTGPSAGQSTLIHALDLFLDVDHARTKRPKDGEAAPDTRPASDATFMERMQMYMPLYHRAFLRHLQHGISTEPAVGPPREGAEPESSDHPIRALVLRCRWAGEDHPLVKAYDEALRALRSLRDEHMRIAMQYIVKPARAGPPNAKRSAAPKDGEIRGTGGTALVSFLSDCRKNTTDAMVERMRRA, encoded by the coding sequence ATGCCAACTTCGGAGATCCAGCCTGGCCACTTCCTtgcgcgctcgcctgcgcctgcatgCGATGCGAGTGAGTGTGGGCAGACTGTTCAGGACAGCTCTTCGGGCAGTGCCAGGGAGATTCTTGCTGGCTTGAGCCGCATGATGCCCAAGGCTGCTTATACCCCATCAACCCCCGAGAGCCGACCTGATACCTCGACGTTGGCGGCAGCTGACTTCGATGTTGATGTTCGCTCTGGTTTTCTGCCTCCGGAGCCGCCTCTGGAGCGTCTTCCGGGTCCCTCATATGACGTGCAGCACACTACGTACGACTCAGCGGAGCCTTCCCTGTGGGAGTCCATGTTTGACTGGGCCAAGTCGATTCCGCTTGAAGTGGGAGCCAAATACACGGACAACTCGCGCGCAGAGGAGGCACGTCGCTGGCGCCGTGCGGTCCGCGCCATGCCTGTAGTTCCGCTTAGCGACCAGGAACTTGGCCATATCCGGACAGCCCGTCGTGCCTGTCTTGTTTTGGCTTTCTTGTCGCACCTGTATATGCATGCCCAGCCTGACGTGGGCCAATACGAAGCAGACGTGGACAAAGCAGCCGCGATTGCAGCTGAAGCGGCCCCCGCGCCCAAGGCTTGGTATGACTTTTGGTCGACCGAAGACGCCGAGGCCTCTGCGGAAGCCCGCGGCGAGTACGTCGGGCGCCTTCCTGGCTGTCTTGCAACCCCACTCCAGATTGTCAGTGAGCATCTGGGCCTACCCCCCGTGCTCACCTATGCTACCACCGTCCTGTGGAACTGGACGCTTAAGGACCCCTCGGCTGGCCTCGTTGCCGACAACATGCAAATCAAGGAGACTTTCACAGCGACCTCGTCTGAAGCTCACTTTTACTTGATCTCGCTCTTAATTGAGTTACAGGGTGTGGAAGCCTTGACGCTGATGCGTATCTCGCTCAATGAAGCCTTTGCAGTGGACGAGCTCGCAGAGAAGCGCATTGCCTGCTACCTAGAAGAGCTGGCTGGTATCATTCGCAAGCTGACCAAACTCCTGGGCGAGATGTACCCCGGATGTGATCCCAATGCATTCTACTGGCAAATCCGCCCTTGGTTCCGGGCGGGCGATGCTACCTACAGCATGCAAGAGTCGAACCGTGGGACAGGCTGGTTCCTGGAAAGCCAAGCCTCGGAGCCCGAACACTCGATGTGGACTGGTCCGAGTGCTGGCCAAAGCACGCTTATCCATGCTCTTGATCTTTTCTTGGACGTGGATCACGCACGCACCAAGCGGCCTAAAGACGGAGAGGCTGCGCCGGATACCCGCCCCGCATCCGATGCAACCTTTATGGAGCGCATGCAGATGTACATGCCGCTGTATCACCGTGCTTTCTTGCGCCACCTCCAGCATGGCATTAGCACCGAGCCTGCGGTGGGCCCTCCCCGGGAGGGTGCGGAGCCAGAATCCTCGGACCACCCGATTCGTGCGCTGGTTCTTCGGTGCCGTTGGGCGGGTGAAGACCACCCCTTGGTCAAGGCgtacgacgaggcgcttcGTGCGCTTCGTTCGTTGCGTGACGAGCACATGCGTATTGCGATGCAATACATCGTCAAGCCTGCTCGTGCAGGTCCCCCTAACGCCAAGCGTTCTGCGGCGCCCAAAGATGGCGAGATCCGCGGCACAGGCGGTACGGCACTAGTCTCTTTCCTGAGCGATTGCCGCAAAAATACGACAGACGCCATGGTCGAGCGTATGCGTCGTGCGTAA
- a CDS encoding uncharacterized protein (EggNog:ENOG503P450), which produces MAGPEGENEERFWSLILDLSAQLTANRQASDNLKNQISDLQGQAVHAKSGYALRRFNVDLSQEAFTTELERLNVQLMQENTTLAHESKQLGALLRECEATLETVMGKFRSFSHAAQQYGLDLSAYYESRIEGQTEQLDAIQRQEYSGRDAAVGRLGTLVRSALRLVDGEDEEANGSTALERTTEIEQLRAENEMLRSLLGMGNSPKEESEVPVRTADLPATRAEVATAEPLTRAPIDEVDVGGASDIPPPDTDEMTQLPST; this is translated from the coding sequence ATGGCGGGGCCTGAGGGGGAGAACGAGGAGCGTTTCTGGTCGCTGATTCTCGATCTTTCCGCCCAGCTCACTGCCAACAGGCAAGCGAGCGATAACCTGAAGAACCAGATCAGCGACCTTCAAGGCCAGGCGGTGCATGCCAAGAGCGGCTACGCGCTACGCCGGTTTAATGTCGACCTCTCCCAGGAGGCCTTCACCACagagctcgagcggctcAATGTACAGTTGATGCAGGAGAATACCACGCTTGCGCACGAATCCAAGCAGCTTGGTGCACTACTGCGTGAGTGCGAAGCGACGCTCGAAACCGTCATGGGCAAGTTCCGCAGCTTTTCGCATGCCGCACAACAATATGGCCTAGACTTGTCGGCATACTACGAGTCCCGTATCGAGGGACAGACTGAACAGTTGGATGCTATCCAGCGCCAAGAATATAGCGGGCGTGACGCAGCAGTGGGTCGGCTTGGCACGCTTGTGCGTAGCGCGCTTCGTCTCGTTGACGGTGAAGATGAGGAGGCGAACGGAAGCACCGCACTCGAACGTACCACCGagatcgagcagctccgTGCGGAGAATGAAATGCTCCGCTCCCTTCTTGGTATGGGAAACTCTCCTAAGGAAGAATCTGAagtgccggtgcgcacggctgATCTccccgcgacgcgcgccgaggttGCTACTGCGGAGCCTCTCACGCGTGCACCGATTGACGAAGTCGATGTAGGAGGGGCTTCAGACATTCCCCCACCCGATACGGACGAGATGACACAACTTCCTAGTACATAG